A part of Winslowiella toletana genomic DNA contains:
- a CDS encoding LacI family DNA-binding transcriptional regulator yields the protein MSDLLQVAKLAGVSRATAARAFSSPDLVREATRNKIFAASEQLGFRPNHIARQLRTQSTRIIGVLLPSLQNPIFAAQLQAMENLAQLHGYSLLVATSNYQPQREAAIVENMLRQRVDGLVLTVADADHSAVLLDLQREAIPLVLVHNSPQRLALPAVRVDNRLAVMQATEVLLQLGHRHIGMIAGPMLQSDRARQRYQGYCDAMSQAGLTPADVIEMPSHIHSDLNTLRPLLHGPRAFTALLCTNDLLALSVMGELMRTGYQIPQQISVIGFDGIEMGRMQFPSLSSVVQPLEEMGRLAITHLLAQIAGEIPPAGCLAHQFRYGESIAPPTAQTL from the coding sequence ATGAGTGATTTATTGCAGGTAGCAAAACTGGCAGGCGTTTCGCGGGCAACCGCCGCGCGCGCTTTTTCGTCGCCGGATCTGGTGCGGGAAGCGACACGCAACAAGATATTTGCCGCCTCGGAGCAGCTGGGTTTTCGTCCCAATCATATTGCGCGCCAGCTGCGTACCCAGTCGACGCGCATTATTGGCGTATTGCTGCCTTCGTTACAAAATCCGATTTTCGCCGCCCAGTTACAGGCGATGGAAAATCTTGCTCAGCTGCATGGTTACTCGCTGCTGGTCGCCACCAGTAACTACCAGCCACAGCGTGAAGCGGCGATAGTGGAGAATATGCTGCGCCAGCGGGTTGACGGGCTGGTGCTGACGGTCGCCGATGCGGATCACAGCGCAGTACTGCTGGATCTGCAACGTGAAGCGATTCCACTGGTGCTGGTGCATAACTCGCCACAGCGCCTCGCGTTGCCGGCAGTACGCGTCGACAATCGCCTCGCAGTGATGCAGGCCACCGAGGTGTTGCTGCAACTCGGCCATCGCCATATCGGCATGATTGCCGGGCCGATGTTGCAATCTGACCGCGCACGCCAGCGCTATCAGGGCTATTGCGATGCGATGTCGCAGGCCGGACTGACTCCCGCTGATGTCATCGAAATGCCAAGTCATATCCATTCCGATCTAAATACTCTGCGGCCGCTACTGCATGGCCCGCGCGCCTTTACCGCCCTGCTCTGCACCAACGATCTGCTGGCGCTAAGCGTGATGGGCGAACTGATGCGTACCGGCTACCAGATCCCGCAGCAAATCTCAGTCATTGGCTTTGATGGCATCGAAATGGGACGAATGCAGTTTCCTTCACTCAGCTCCGTGGTGCAGCCACTGGAAGAGATGGGCCGCCTGGCGATCACCCATTTACTGGCGCAAATCGCCGGAGAGATCCCACCGGCCGGCTGCCTGGCTCACCAGTTCCGCTACGGGGAGAGTATTGCTCCACCCACCGCACAAACACTTTGA
- a CDS encoding dihydrodipicolinate synthase family protein, with amino-acid sequence MLKGNVPILATAFDLQGEVDIPSIRKLVAFLLRQGIDGLALFGNASEGYALTGAEKQTIFSAVKEMTADLPLVVAAGGASSQVAIEEIKLAERMGAQVAMVNPPSVVKPGPEEIFRFYRDICAQCDIEIMIQDAPMMTGVTLPVATLVSLCQTFPQIRYIKVEQPPTTLKISQLKQALADDIGLFGGLNAGFLYEELARGIIGTMPACEFPDVINRILAAWQHDRQQAREIFYRYLPLLRYGVQPGIGVAIHKTIIYQAGLFATDRVRDPAKRIDDQTREELRQITDYLPLAILEAAK; translated from the coding sequence ATGCTAAAAGGTAACGTACCGATTCTGGCCACCGCATTTGACCTGCAGGGTGAAGTGGATATCCCCTCCATCCGCAAACTGGTGGCATTTCTGCTGCGACAAGGCATCGATGGCCTGGCGCTGTTTGGTAATGCTTCCGAAGGTTATGCCCTCACTGGCGCCGAAAAACAGACTATTTTCTCTGCGGTGAAGGAGATGACGGCGGATTTACCGCTGGTGGTTGCGGCGGGTGGTGCTTCCAGTCAGGTAGCCATTGAAGAGATTAAGCTGGCAGAGCGCATGGGGGCACAGGTGGCGATGGTCAATCCACCGTCAGTGGTAAAGCCCGGACCGGAGGAGATTTTCCGCTTCTATCGCGATATCTGCGCACAGTGCGATATTGAAATTATGATTCAGGATGCACCGATGATGACTGGAGTAACTCTGCCGGTCGCCACCCTGGTCAGCCTGTGCCAGACCTTTCCGCAGATTCGTTATATCAAAGTTGAACAACCACCAACAACCCTGAAAATCAGTCAGTTAAAACAGGCTTTAGCTGATGATATTGGCCTGTTCGGTGGTCTGAATGCCGGATTTCTTTATGAAGAGCTGGCGCGCGGCATTATCGGAACTATGCCCGCCTGTGAATTTCCTGATGTCATTAATCGCATTCTTGCTGCCTGGCAGCATGATCGGCAGCAGGCTCGTGAGATCTTCTATCGTTACCTGCCCTTGTTACGCTACGGCGTCCAGCCTGGAATTGGCGTTGCCATCCATAAAACGATTATTTATCAGGCGGGACTGTTCGCCACCGACAGGGTGCGCGATCCGGCAAAACGCATCGATGACCAGACGCGGGAAGAGCTGCGCCAGATAACTGATTATCTGCCGCTGGCGATACTGGAGGCGGCAAAATGA
- a CDS encoding helix-turn-helix domain-containing protein has product MLNHSIYDAFRCLDLLAASREPVGIRDMGRRLNLDSAKVTRIMQSLLSLDMVHRNEKRKYSVGIGVHRISALSIHHSAFYTAVIDTLEEIGKHDISIVIGVLKDRHVVYLIHTRKGVSVARAIGNYHTVAAIDSVIGLKLLAQKSDEEIIALTGIHDFNLIADDLAQARKNQVLVKTFQDDEYRMACMIPGMQAAIALSNFTGSIKDLDKLQSFLLCAAQKIGGV; this is encoded by the coding sequence ATGTTAAATCACTCAATCTACGACGCTTTCCGTTGTCTTGATCTGTTAGCGGCCAGTCGCGAACCTGTCGGTATTCGTGATATGGGGCGCAGGCTTAATCTGGATTCCGCCAAAGTCACCCGTATTATGCAGTCGTTATTGTCGCTGGATATGGTGCATCGCAACGAAAAGCGCAAATACTCCGTCGGTATCGGCGTGCATCGTATCTCGGCGCTGTCGATACATCACTCTGCGTTCTACACTGCGGTGATAGATACGCTGGAAGAGATTGGCAAACACGACATTTCTATTGTGATTGGCGTGCTTAAAGATCGCCATGTGGTCTACCTGATTCATACCCGAAAAGGTGTCAGCGTGGCGCGCGCGATTGGCAATTACCATACGGTCGCGGCGATTGACTCGGTGATTGGTTTAAAGCTGCTGGCGCAAAAGAGCGATGAAGAGATTATCGCCTTGACTGGCATCCATGATTTCAACCTGATTGCCGACGACCTCGCACAGGCGCGTAAGAATCAGGTGTTGGTGAAAACCTTCCAGGACGATGAGTATCGCATGGCCTGCATGATCCCCGGTATGCAGGCGGCGATTGCACTCTCTAACTTTACCGGTAGCATAAAAGATCTGGATAAGCTGCAGAGCTTTCTGCTGTGCGCCGCGCAAAAGATTGGCGGGGTATAA
- a CDS encoding 2-dehydro-3-deoxygalactonokinase, which yields MNYIAVDWGTSNFRAIRVTDGQIAAIVQSDQGVGRCQREMLPLILQQQITRLGDDYNQQLPVILCGMAGSNIGIYDAGYQSLPLAFSALQDKGIPLPGILPNPLTIKAGISSVAEWEVCRGEEMQLLGALYLSDARVFSAVGTHSKWLTVDRDRQQITTLCTLMSGELYSLLLNHSVVGKGLPPQTFSREHFLTGVDSAALAKAEQRDLMTELFRCRGRYILGQFDAAYAACWLSGFLTAHELLTGHPRQQSVCFIGASSLLEHYQLASHHLGLPCTTLLAEEALIAGLNKVFEHDV from the coding sequence ATGAACTATATCGCCGTCGACTGGGGAACCAGTAACTTTCGCGCCATACGCGTCACTGATGGGCAAATCGCTGCCATCGTTCAGTCCGATCAGGGGGTTGGGCGTTGCCAGCGCGAAATGCTGCCGCTGATATTGCAGCAGCAGATCACGCGCCTCGGTGACGATTACAATCAGCAGCTGCCGGTGATTTTATGCGGCATGGCAGGCAGTAATATCGGTATCTACGATGCCGGTTATCAGTCCCTGCCGCTGGCGTTTAGCGCCCTGCAGGATAAAGGCATTCCGCTTCCCGGCATCCTGCCAAATCCACTCACTATTAAAGCAGGTATCTCCAGCGTGGCGGAGTGGGAAGTGTGTCGCGGTGAGGAGATGCAGCTGCTTGGCGCTTTATATCTGAGCGATGCCCGGGTTTTCTCCGCAGTTGGCACCCACAGCAAATGGCTCACCGTTGATCGTGACCGCCAGCAGATTACGACCCTCTGTACCCTGATGTCTGGTGAGCTATATAGCCTGCTATTAAATCATTCGGTGGTCGGCAAAGGCTTGCCGCCACAGACCTTCTCCCGCGAACATTTTCTTACGGGCGTCGATAGCGCTGCGCTGGCAAAAGCGGAGCAGCGCGATCTGATGACCGAGCTATTTCGCTGCCGTGGACGCTATATCCTCGGACAGTTTGATGCCGCTTACGCCGCCTGCTGGCTGTCCGGCTTTCTCACCGCCCATGAGCTGCTGACCGGGCACCCGCGCCAGCAGTCGGTGTGCTTTATCGGCGCTTCATCACTGCTGGAACATTACCAGCTGGCCAGTCACCATCTCGGGCTGCCCTGCACCACGCTGCTGGCGGAAGAGGCATTAATTGCCGGACTCAATAAGGTATTTGAACATGATGTTTAA
- a CDS encoding mandelate racemase/muconate lactonizing enzyme family protein: MKIVDIQCFPLKIKPQDIYLGGKTDDSLPDYYYRDEYRCVYSRKMETCLIKITADNGLVGWGEALAPVVPHIVAEIINHLFKPLLLGASPFDSNVLGAKMYDSMRDRGYITGYQVDAIAAVDIALWDLKGKCLGLPVWQLLGGAWRQSVPCYVSGLPQAELEQRCELAISWRERGFTAIKLALGYGVAEDVRNVRAIRAAVGDDIALFLDAHWNYSVSEACDLLEELKPLGLRFLEAPLLPEDVAGHRELRQKSSVAIALGETERTRYQFRPFIEQRAVDILQPDVGRTGISELMRIASLAETHNLKVAPHLSVGLAPCIAASIHVAAALPNLFMLEFQPPVFAVANSLLHTPLVCAEGHYQLPSGAGLGIEINEDVVQEHLWSPSC; this comes from the coding sequence ATGAAAATCGTTGATATCCAGTGTTTCCCCCTGAAGATAAAACCACAGGATATTTATCTGGGCGGTAAAACAGATGACAGCCTGCCAGATTATTATTATCGCGATGAATATCGTTGTGTCTATTCACGCAAAATGGAAACCTGTCTGATAAAAATCACCGCAGATAACGGCCTGGTTGGCTGGGGAGAAGCACTGGCGCCAGTGGTGCCGCATATTGTTGCGGAGATTATTAATCATCTTTTTAAACCGTTACTGCTGGGTGCCAGCCCTTTCGACAGCAATGTTCTGGGGGCTAAAATGTATGACTCCATGCGCGACCGTGGTTATATCACTGGCTATCAGGTGGATGCGATTGCTGCGGTGGATATTGCGCTATGGGATTTAAAAGGCAAATGTCTCGGTTTGCCGGTCTGGCAGCTGTTGGGTGGCGCCTGGCGTCAGTCGGTGCCCTGCTATGTCTCCGGATTACCGCAAGCGGAACTTGAGCAGCGCTGCGAGCTGGCCATAAGCTGGCGTGAACGCGGTTTTACCGCCATCAAACTGGCGCTTGGTTACGGAGTGGCGGAAGACGTCAGAAATGTACGCGCAATTCGCGCGGCGGTCGGTGATGACATTGCGCTGTTTCTTGATGCCCACTGGAACTATAGCGTTAGCGAAGCCTGCGACCTGCTGGAGGAACTTAAACCCCTTGGCCTGCGTTTTCTTGAAGCGCCCTTACTGCCGGAGGATGTGGCGGGCCATCGTGAGCTGCGTCAGAAATCCAGCGTTGCCATCGCCCTCGGCGAAACCGAACGTACCCGTTATCAGTTCCGCCCCTTTATTGAGCAGCGGGCGGTAGATATTTTGCAGCCCGATGTCGGACGCACCGGCATCAGCGAACTGATGCGTATTGCCTCACTGGCGGAAACCCACAACCTGAAGGTTGCTCCGCATCTCAGCGTCGGCCTGGCGCCCTGCATCGCCGCATCCATCCACGTCGCCGCGGCCCTGCCCAATCTCTTTATGCTGGAGTTTCAGCCGCCGGTATTTGCCGTGGCAAACAGCCTGCTGCATACCCCGCTGGTTTGCGCCGAGGGCCACTACCAGCTGCCGTCGGGCGCAGGCCTCGGCATCGAAATCAATGAAGACGTGGTACAAGAACATCTCTGGAGCCCATCATGCTAA
- a CDS encoding ABC transporter substrate-binding protein translates to MSQHTSAKKLALATLLAGSALFSQMAAAAEAICYNCPPEWADWGTQLQAIKKDLGISVPQDNKNSGQALAQMVAEKANPVADVAYLGVSFGIQAAKSDVVTAYKPKEWNDIPAGMKDPDGKWVALHSGTMGFMVNVDALNGLPVPQSWNDLLKPEYKGMVGFLDPSSAFVGYVAAVAANQALGGTLDNFAPGISYFKKLAANKPIVPKQTAYARVLSGEIPIMMDYDFNAYRARYKDNANVVFVIPQEGTITVPYTISLVKNAPHADDGKKVIDYVLSDKGQALWANAFLRPVRASTLSADAKKRFLPDSDYARASTVDYQQMADVQKAFSSRYLSEIR, encoded by the coding sequence ATGTCACAACATACATCCGCTAAAAAACTGGCGCTGGCCACTCTGCTGGCAGGCAGTGCGCTGTTCAGTCAGATGGCTGCGGCCGCTGAAGCCATCTGCTACAACTGTCCACCAGAATGGGCGGACTGGGGCACACAGTTACAGGCGATCAAAAAAGATCTTGGCATCAGCGTGCCGCAGGACAATAAAAACTCCGGCCAGGCACTGGCGCAGATGGTGGCTGAAAAAGCCAATCCGGTAGCTGATGTGGCTTACCTCGGGGTCAGCTTTGGCATTCAGGCGGCGAAGTCCGATGTCGTGACCGCTTACAAGCCCAAAGAGTGGAATGATATTCCGGCCGGAATGAAAGATCCGGACGGCAAATGGGTCGCGCTGCACAGTGGCACCATGGGCTTTATGGTTAACGTCGATGCGCTGAATGGCCTGCCGGTGCCACAATCCTGGAATGATCTGCTGAAACCTGAATACAAAGGCATGGTCGGTTTCCTTGATCCTTCCAGCGCCTTTGTCGGTTATGTGGCAGCGGTGGCGGCCAATCAAGCGCTCGGCGGCACCCTCGATAATTTTGCACCGGGTATCAGCTACTTTAAAAAGCTGGCGGCCAATAAACCCATCGTGCCAAAGCAAACCGCCTACGCGCGCGTGCTGTCGGGCGAAATCCCGATCATGATGGACTACGATTTCAACGCCTACCGCGCCAGATATAAAGATAACGCCAATGTGGTGTTTGTGATTCCGCAGGAAGGCACCATCACCGTGCCTTACACCATCAGTCTGGTGAAAAACGCCCCGCATGCGGATGATGGCAAAAAAGTGATCGACTATGTGCTGTCAGATAAAGGTCAGGCGCTTTGGGCCAATGCCTTCCTGCGCCCGGTGCGCGCCAGCACTCTGTCAGCTGATGCGAAAAAGCGTTTCCTGCCGGACAGCGACTATGCCCGTGCCAGCACCGTCGACTATCAGCAGATGGCTGACGTGCAGAAAGCCTTCTCCAGCCGTTACCTGAGCGAGATCCGTTAA